In Methanocella paludicola SANAE, the sequence CTTCGGGCTTCTCGCCAGCCTGGTGGTCATGTACAGGGCCCACGTCTAAGAAACCAAAAGGCTAATAAGCCGCCTCTCGAAACCATGTCTGAGTGGTCTCTATGGTCTCTGAGGATTTGCTGCGCTTTTTTAACGATAACCCGCTTCTCTATGGCCGTGCAGGCCGGGAGGACCTGGATCAGCTATCCCGCATATGCGAGCTTTTCCCCGATAGTGCCCGCCTCCTGGGAGACCGGGAGGCGGTGGAGCTTCCCGAGTTCGAGTGCCTGCGATGCGGGCGATGCTGCTCCTCGATCCGCTTCATTTCCGTCTGCCATGGCGACGTGAAGCGCTGGGTCGGGCAGAAGAGGGCGGACATACTCGAGCGCCTTGTCGTGGACCGCCGGAGGACGCCGCTGCTCGCGATGCGCCGGGATGCCGTCGAGGCCGCAAAGGAGGAGGCCAGGTCGTTCCTCTCGGGCGCCGGGGTCGATGACGAGCGCTTTTTTGAGC encodes:
- a CDS encoding YkgJ family cysteine cluster protein, whose amino-acid sequence is MVSEDLLRFFNDNPLLYGRAGREDLDQLSRICELFPDSARLLGDREAVELPEFECLRCGRCCSSIRFISVCHGDVKRWVGQKRADILERLVVDRRRTPLLAMRRDAVEAAKEEARSFLSGAGVDDERFFELLYVTGLLECAVYVKRKDRGCTFLQYVEGRAACAIQDTKPRVCEKFPYYIGKYTDSRLLKEDSFCPSLGEIAKKRTK